A stretch of Rhododendron vialii isolate Sample 1 chromosome 4a, ASM3025357v1 DNA encodes these proteins:
- the LOC131323155 gene encoding nicotinamide/nicotinic acid mononucleotide adenylyltransferase-like isoform X1 yields the protein MSGNVNIGLPSDKLSFRPLEPVEPPETQTIRDKTYIVLVSTGSFNPPTYMHLRMFELARDALKLEGFDVIGGYMSPVNDAYKKRGLISAKHRIELCHRACRSSEFIMVDPWEANQNTFQRTLTVLCRIKSSLVESGQISGDSLKVMLVCGSDLLESFSIPGAWIREQASSCSTTDQFKKQRLLRAKVMTICRDFGVVCIRREGQDVDKIICNDDILSEYKNNIKVVNEIVPNQISSTRIRDCILSGLSVKYLTSDEVIDYIKQHHLYSNSMVL from the exons GTAACGTAAATATTGGACTGCCCTCGGATAAGTTATCTTTTCGACCTTTGGAACCCGTGGAACCACCCGAAACACAAACGAT CAGGGACAAAACTTACATAGTTTTAGTATCAACCGGAAGCTTTAACCCTCCTACTTATATGCATCTGCGCATGTTTG AGCTGGCAAGGGATGCACTAAAGCTCGAAGGCTTCGATGTCATTGGAGGTTATATGTCACCTGTGAATGATGCCTACAAGAAAAGG GGCCTTATATCTGCGAAGCATCGGATTGAATTGTGTCATCGCGCTTGCAGAAGTTCAGAGTTCATAATGGTGGATCCATGGGAG GCAAATCAGAATACCTTCCAACGCACATTGACTGTATTGTGTAGAATCAAGAGTTCTTTGGTTGAGAGTGGACAGATATCTGGAG ATTCCCTTAAAGTCATGCTTGTTTGTGGCTCTGATCTGCTAGAATCTTTTAGCATACCTGGAGCTTGGATTCGTGAGCAGGCAAGTTCTTGTAGCACTACGGatcaattcaaaaaacaaaggtTGCTTAGAGCTAAA GTAATGACAATATGCAgagattttggtgtggtttgcatTCGTAGAGAAGGTCAAGACGTTGACAAAATCATCTGCAATGATGACATTTTAAGTGAATATAAG AATAACATCAAAGTTGTGAACGAAATTGTACCAAATCAGATCAGTTCAACAAGAATAAG GGATTGCATTTTGAGTGGTTTGTCAGTAAAATATCTAACATCTGATGAAGTGATTGATTACATCAAACAACACCACCTCTACTCAAACTCCATGGTGTTGTGA
- the LOC131323155 gene encoding nicotinamide/nicotinic acid mononucleotide adenylyltransferase-like isoform X2: protein MSGNVNIGLPSDKLSFRPLEPVEPPETQTMDKTYIVLVSTGSFNPPTYMHLRMFELARDALKLEGFDVIGGYMSPVNDAYKKRGLISAKHRIELCHRACRSSEFIMVDPWEANQNTFQRTLTVLCRIKSSLVESGQISGDSLKVMLVCGSDLLESFSIPGAWIREQASSCSTTDQFKKQRLLRAKVMTICRDFGVVCIRREGQDVDKIICNDDILSEYKNNIKVVNEIVPNQISSTRIRDCILSGLSVKYLTSDEVIDYIKQHHLYSNSMVL from the exons GTAACGTAAATATTGGACTGCCCTCGGATAAGTTATCTTTTCGACCTTTGGAACCCGTGGAACCACCCGAAACACAAACGAT GGACAAAACTTACATAGTTTTAGTATCAACCGGAAGCTTTAACCCTCCTACTTATATGCATCTGCGCATGTTTG AGCTGGCAAGGGATGCACTAAAGCTCGAAGGCTTCGATGTCATTGGAGGTTATATGTCACCTGTGAATGATGCCTACAAGAAAAGG GGCCTTATATCTGCGAAGCATCGGATTGAATTGTGTCATCGCGCTTGCAGAAGTTCAGAGTTCATAATGGTGGATCCATGGGAG GCAAATCAGAATACCTTCCAACGCACATTGACTGTATTGTGTAGAATCAAGAGTTCTTTGGTTGAGAGTGGACAGATATCTGGAG ATTCCCTTAAAGTCATGCTTGTTTGTGGCTCTGATCTGCTAGAATCTTTTAGCATACCTGGAGCTTGGATTCGTGAGCAGGCAAGTTCTTGTAGCACTACGGatcaattcaaaaaacaaaggtTGCTTAGAGCTAAA GTAATGACAATATGCAgagattttggtgtggtttgcatTCGTAGAGAAGGTCAAGACGTTGACAAAATCATCTGCAATGATGACATTTTAAGTGAATATAAG AATAACATCAAAGTTGTGAACGAAATTGTACCAAATCAGATCAGTTCAACAAGAATAAG GGATTGCATTTTGAGTGGTTTGTCAGTAAAATATCTAACATCTGATGAAGTGATTGATTACATCAAACAACACCACCTCTACTCAAACTCCATGGTGTTGTGA
- the LOC131323155 gene encoding nicotinamide/nicotinic acid mononucleotide adenylyltransferase-like isoform X3 — MSGNVNIGLPSDKLSFRPLEPVEPPETQTIRDKTYIVLVSTGSFNPPTYMHLRMFELARDALKLEGFDVIGGYMSPVNDAYKKRGLISAKHRIELCHRACRSSEFIMVDPWEANQNTFQRTLTVLCRIKSSLVESGQISGDSLKVMLVCGSDLLESFSIPGAWIREQVMTICRDFGVVCIRREGQDVDKIICNDDILSEYKNNIKVVNEIVPNQISSTRIRDCILSGLSVKYLTSDEVIDYIKQHHLYSNSMVL; from the exons GTAACGTAAATATTGGACTGCCCTCGGATAAGTTATCTTTTCGACCTTTGGAACCCGTGGAACCACCCGAAACACAAACGAT CAGGGACAAAACTTACATAGTTTTAGTATCAACCGGAAGCTTTAACCCTCCTACTTATATGCATCTGCGCATGTTTG AGCTGGCAAGGGATGCACTAAAGCTCGAAGGCTTCGATGTCATTGGAGGTTATATGTCACCTGTGAATGATGCCTACAAGAAAAGG GGCCTTATATCTGCGAAGCATCGGATTGAATTGTGTCATCGCGCTTGCAGAAGTTCAGAGTTCATAATGGTGGATCCATGGGAG GCAAATCAGAATACCTTCCAACGCACATTGACTGTATTGTGTAGAATCAAGAGTTCTTTGGTTGAGAGTGGACAGATATCTGGAG ATTCCCTTAAAGTCATGCTTGTTTGTGGCTCTGATCTGCTAGAATCTTTTAGCATACCTGGAGCTTGGATTCGTGAGCAG GTAATGACAATATGCAgagattttggtgtggtttgcatTCGTAGAGAAGGTCAAGACGTTGACAAAATCATCTGCAATGATGACATTTTAAGTGAATATAAG AATAACATCAAAGTTGTGAACGAAATTGTACCAAATCAGATCAGTTCAACAAGAATAAG GGATTGCATTTTGAGTGGTTTGTCAGTAAAATATCTAACATCTGATGAAGTGATTGATTACATCAAACAACACCACCTCTACTCAAACTCCATGGTGTTGTGA
- the LOC131323155 gene encoding nicotinamide/nicotinic acid mononucleotide adenylyltransferase-like isoform X4, whose translation MYCCLNILFVCLSLSFNSRDKTYIVLVSTGSFNPPTYMHLRMFELARDALKLEGFDVIGGYMSPVNDAYKKRGLISAKHRIELCHRACRSSEFIMVDPWEANQNTFQRTLTVLCRIKSSLVESGQISGDSLKVMLVCGSDLLESFSIPGAWIREQVMTICRDFGVVCIRREGQDVDKIICNDDILSEYKNNIKVVNEIVPNQISSTRIRDCILSGLSVKYLTSDEVIDYIKQHHLYSNSMVL comes from the exons ATGTATTGCTGCCTCAACATATTATTTGTCTGTTTGAGTCTTTCTTTCAATAGCAGGGACAAAACTTACATAGTTTTAGTATCAACCGGAAGCTTTAACCCTCCTACTTATATGCATCTGCGCATGTTTG AGCTGGCAAGGGATGCACTAAAGCTCGAAGGCTTCGATGTCATTGGAGGTTATATGTCACCTGTGAATGATGCCTACAAGAAAAGG GGCCTTATATCTGCGAAGCATCGGATTGAATTGTGTCATCGCGCTTGCAGAAGTTCAGAGTTCATAATGGTGGATCCATGGGAG GCAAATCAGAATACCTTCCAACGCACATTGACTGTATTGTGTAGAATCAAGAGTTCTTTGGTTGAGAGTGGACAGATATCTGGAG ATTCCCTTAAAGTCATGCTTGTTTGTGGCTCTGATCTGCTAGAATCTTTTAGCATACCTGGAGCTTGGATTCGTGAGCAG GTAATGACAATATGCAgagattttggtgtggtttgcatTCGTAGAGAAGGTCAAGACGTTGACAAAATCATCTGCAATGATGACATTTTAAGTGAATATAAG AATAACATCAAAGTTGTGAACGAAATTGTACCAAATCAGATCAGTTCAACAAGAATAAG GGATTGCATTTTGAGTGGTTTGTCAGTAAAATATCTAACATCTGATGAAGTGATTGATTACATCAAACAACACCACCTCTACTCAAACTCCATGGTGTTGTGA
- the LOC131323155 gene encoding nicotinamide/nicotinic acid mononucleotide adenylyltransferase-like isoform X5 — protein sequence MSPVNDAYKKRGLISAKHRIELCHRACRSSEFIMVDPWEANQNTFQRTLTVLCRIKSSLVESGQISGDSLKVMLVCGSDLLESFSIPGAWIREQASSCSTTDQFKKQRLLRAKVMTICRDFGVVCIRREGQDVDKIICNDDILSEYKNNIKVVNEIVPNQISSTRIRDCILSGLSVKYLTSDEVIDYIKQHHLYSNSMVL from the exons ATGTCACCTGTGAATGATGCCTACAAGAAAAGG GGCCTTATATCTGCGAAGCATCGGATTGAATTGTGTCATCGCGCTTGCAGAAGTTCAGAGTTCATAATGGTGGATCCATGGGAG GCAAATCAGAATACCTTCCAACGCACATTGACTGTATTGTGTAGAATCAAGAGTTCTTTGGTTGAGAGTGGACAGATATCTGGAG ATTCCCTTAAAGTCATGCTTGTTTGTGGCTCTGATCTGCTAGAATCTTTTAGCATACCTGGAGCTTGGATTCGTGAGCAGGCAAGTTCTTGTAGCACTACGGatcaattcaaaaaacaaaggtTGCTTAGAGCTAAA GTAATGACAATATGCAgagattttggtgtggtttgcatTCGTAGAGAAGGTCAAGACGTTGACAAAATCATCTGCAATGATGACATTTTAAGTGAATATAAG AATAACATCAAAGTTGTGAACGAAATTGTACCAAATCAGATCAGTTCAACAAGAATAAG GGATTGCATTTTGAGTGGTTTGTCAGTAAAATATCTAACATCTGATGAAGTGATTGATTACATCAAACAACACCACCTCTACTCAAACTCCATGGTGTTGTGA
- the LOC131322592 gene encoding nuclear transcription factor Y subunit B-3-like produces the protein MEQGKGSQSGHRNPRSNSVAGIWALQMEVSCDCAVSLSHVQLVLPHRLNTPICVSFASQSLSLHFSSGLVLCVVNPVEQQQQQQSYTAPENTHDQDYYVPTANITRVMRRVLPPQAKIADDAKETVQQCVTEYINMITSEANDRCHREGRKTITADDILWAIERLGFDNYAGPLSLFLDRFRDAQRQWSEESRERLGSRVAHSRRLPPPTYGLLPPQGDGSGISSDNAGAGSSSSTSQGGAASFGPYAQFKR, from the exons ATGGAACAAGGAAAAGGCTCACAAAGTGGACATAGAAACCCAAGATCAAACTCTG TAGCAGGGATATGGGCGCTGCAGATGGAAGTTTCTTGTGATTGTGCAGTCTCCTTATCTCATGTGCAACTTGTTCTCCCTCATAGGTTGAATACCCCTATTTGTGTCTCGTTTGCGTCACAATCACTGTCACTGCATTTTTCCTCGGGGCTTGTTCTCTGCG TGGTTAATCCAGTCGAGCAACAGCAACAACAGCAGTCATATACAGCCCCAGAGAACACCCACGACCAGGACTACTATGTGCCGACAGCCAACATCACCAGAGTCATGCGTCGGGTCCTACCGCCGCAAGCCAAGATCGCCGATGACGCCAAGGAGACAGTTCAACAATGTGTTACCGAGTACATCAACATGATCACGAGTGAGGCGAACGACCGTTGCCACCGCGAGGGGCGCAAGACCATCACTGCCGACGATATTCTGTGGGCCATTGAAAGGTTGGGCTTCGACAACTACGCGGGTCCCCTGAGTCTCTTCCTCGACCGGTTCCGCGATGCGCAGAGGCAGTGGAGCGAGGAGAGCAGAGAGCGTCTCGGCAGTCGTGTGGCGCATTCCAGGCGGCTTCCTCCTCCTACTTATGGACTGCTACCGCCGCAGGGGGATGGTTCCGGTATTTCTAGTGACAATGCTGGTGCAGGCAGCAGCTCCTCTACCAGCCAGGGTGGAGCCGCTAGCTTTGGTCCCTATGCTCAGTTCAAACGCTAG
- the LOC131322594 gene encoding classical arabinogalactan protein 9-like, translating into MSVLESGTGQGTHSPASSPIATHSPPPASPAPKSPVSSPPSAATPKISPSAPPVHPPAAPTPAPATPAKTPVSTPAPVPSTSPVSSPPAVTPVADVPAIAATPTVPGTPAEAPEIYPSSSSPPSPSPASSSPEVAQDSAGDASGSGSLNGARVIFSCLGLWAVLAID; encoded by the exons ATGTCAGTGCTCGAATCCGGTACAGGGCAGGGTACCCATTCCCCTGCATCATCGCCCATTGCCACCCATTCGCCGCCGCCCGCCTCCCCGGCACCCAAATCGCCGGTGTCATCGCCGCCATCGGCCGCCACTCCCAAGATCTCCCCCTCTGCTCCTCCGGTGCACCCACCCGCGGCTCCTACCCCAGCTCCCGCTACACCAGCGAAAACCCCGGTGAGCACCCCGGCACCGGTTCCGTCTACTTCTCCGGTATCTTCGCCGCCGGCTGTAACTCCGGTGGCGGATGTCCCGGCAATCGCTGCGACCCCCACGGTCCCGGGAACACCGGCAGAGGCGCCGGAGATTTACCCATCGAGCAGTAGCCCACCAAGCCCATCGCCGGCGAGTTCATCGCCGGAGGTTGCTCAGGATTCTGCTGGTGATGCGTCGGGTTCGGGTTCCTTGAATGGTGCTCGGGTCATTTTCAGTTGTTTGGGTCTTTGGGCTGTTTTGGCCAT AGATTAA
- the LOC131323551 gene encoding DEK domain-containing chromatin-associated protein 4-like: protein MSKGSAKSSRTEDDSDEERMMNTKKRKLQMAFLKDPNLRKKQLKTNEVQRNHLQRRNQLQRQKRRKLELEEDTVKDKRGYKKTSAKKESDGKAKTKRVATPKKSRPPTKGTPVKPSSNRSKVDDGSDASPKTFSRKKRTPVKSSSNHSKVDEIDASPKTFSRKKKTESVKEKSSTPKKPASKEKTGEKTAKVKEKSKEAKLRPSDDELRNVICEILTEVDFSMATFTDVLKQLAGRYEMDLAPRKSWITLLIKDELTKLADQAVDEEDKGDAKKDETQPSGKRVKCEEVTVKSET from the exons ATGTCAAAAGGGTCAGCTAAG AGTAGCAGAACAGAAGATGATTCAGATGAAGAGAGGATGATGAACACGAAGAAGAGGAAACTGCAAATGGCGTTCCTGAAAGATCCGAATCTGAGAAAGAAACAGTTAAAGACAAACGAGGTTCAAAGAAATCATCTGCAAAGAAGGAATCAGCTGCAAAGGCAAAAACGAAGAAAGTTGGAACTTGAAGAGGATACAGTTAAAGATAAACGAGGTTATAAAAAAACATCTGCAAAGAAGGAATCTGATGGAAAGGCAAAAACCAAGCGAGTTGCTACTCCAAAGAAATCTAGACCACCCACTAAAGGAACACCTGTGAAACCATCGTCAAATCGCTCGAAGGTTGACGATGGCAGTGATGCGAGTCCAAAGACATTCTCCAGGAAGAAGAGAACACCTGTGAAATCGTCATCGAATCACTCCAAG GTTGATGAAATTGATGCAAGTCCAAAGACATTctcaaggaagaagaaaaccgAGTCTGTCAAGGAAAAGTCGTCAACTCCGAAAAAACCTGCTTCCAAGGAGAAAACAG GGGAAAAGACTgcaaaagtgaaagaaaagtccAAAGAAGCAAAATTAAGGCCAAGTGACGATGAACTCAGGAATGTGATATGCGAAATTCTTACAGAAGTTGACTTCAGCATG GCTACCTTCACTGACGTTCTGAAACAACTTG CTGGGCGTTACGAAATGGATCTTGCTCCCAGAAAGTCTTGGATAACGCTGTTGATCAAGGACGAACTTACCAAACTAGCTGATCAGGCAGTCGATGAAGAAGATAAAGGTGATGCTAAGAAAGATGAGACCCAACCTTCTGGTAAACGTGTGAAGTGTGAAGAGGTGACTGTCAAAAGTGAAACATGA